One Candidatus Niyogibacteria bacterium genomic region harbors:
- a CDS encoding class I SAM-dependent methyltransferase, which translates to MKNNRFNEQNIKPESKDFQEALASDIAVLAASKSKFIKVSCPACGKDDAGSAFEKYGFNFDVCRKCGTAYMNPRATPKILRDFYEHSLVYECWNKFIFPASEKMRRENIVKPRVRRILEICDKFDVPTDCLVEVGAGFGTFCKEAKATGRFSKIIAIEPMPALAQSCRKRGIETINDFIENIKFLNTPPDIIVSFEVIEHLFSAEEFLKTCRGLMNPGSIIAVTCPNFKGFDISTLGIMSESIDHEHINLFNPDSLKILFKRAGFEALECFTPGELDAEIVRNKVLAGKFSVSDRLFLKTILIDRWNELGAGFQKFLKENNLSSHTWFVARKPYDRK; encoded by the coding sequence ATGAAGAACAACCGATTCAATGAACAAAATATAAAACCGGAAAGCAAAGATTTTCAGGAAGCCCTCGCGTCTGATATCGCGGTTTTGGCCGCCTCCAAAAGTAAATTTATAAAAGTATCGTGTCCCGCTTGCGGAAAAGACGATGCCGGATCCGCCTTTGAAAAATACGGTTTCAATTTTGATGTTTGTCGTAAATGCGGCACGGCATATATGAATCCCAGGGCTACGCCCAAAATTTTGCGGGATTTTTATGAACACTCGCTGGTTTATGAGTGTTGGAATAAATTTATTTTTCCCGCGTCCGAAAAAATGCGCAGAGAAAACATTGTTAAACCGCGGGTGCGGCGAATTTTGGAAATATGCGACAAATTTGACGTTCCGACTGATTGTTTGGTTGAAGTTGGGGCTGGTTTCGGCACGTTTTGTAAAGAAGCAAAAGCCACAGGCAGATTTTCTAAAATTATCGCGATTGAGCCAATGCCTGCGCTTGCGCAATCATGCCGCAAGCGGGGCATAGAGACCATCAACGATTTTATTGAAAACATTAAGTTTCTCAATACGCCTCCGGACATAATCGTTTCTTTTGAGGTGATTGAGCATCTTTTTTCGGCCGAGGAATTTTTAAAAACTTGCAGAGGCCTTATGAATCCGGGGTCTATTATTGCGGTAACCTGCCCTAATTTTAAGGGGTTTGACATTTCTACGCTCGGGATTATGTCGGAAAGCATTGACCATGAGCATATCAATCTTTTTAACCCGGATTCGCTTAAAATTCTTTTTAAGCGCGCCGGTTTTGAGGCGCTGGAATGCTTCACGCCTGGAGAATTGGATGCCGAAATTGTCAGAAATAAGGTTCTTGCCGGAAAGTTCAGTGTGTCTGACCGACTTTTTTTGAAGACGATACTGATTGATAGATGGAATGAATTGGGCGCCGGATTCCAGAAATTTCTGAAAGAGAATAACCTCTCGTCCCATACATGGTTCGTAGCGAGAAAGCCTTATGATCGGAAATAA
- a CDS encoding GNAT family N-acetyltransferase — MKIHALTPSDCGRWDDFCLESDDAWFWHTFGWLKYTLDYKPEYKPRSLSFFMEEGGRIIAISPLILEERGSVKEFSYGGGWGPIPALANDLTKNEREKITKAVFEEIDRKAKEEGVKLAKFRFSTLNKSFIETGEQKFNHLMKFGYFGEMLNTQVIDLSRSLDVLRGALRHGHDSDISRAEKSLKAEVYDSETITGPVFEEYVKLHHKASGRSTRPRSTFDMMHKWIENKNAFLVGVKKDGKFAGFSYFFSFKNNVYYGSSCNDPDVEKMPIGHLIQWTAIRWMREKNFGFYEIGWQQYGNTLFDFPSEKEIDIARFKRGFGGETYPLFIGEKYYDKDYFLTIYKQRIGDYSGFLAKTHHEEQPIQ, encoded by the coding sequence ATGAAAATACACGCGTTGACTCCGTCTGATTGCGGCCGGTGGGATGATTTTTGTCTGGAGTCAGACGATGCGTGGTTTTGGCACACTTTCGGATGGCTCAAATACACTCTTGATTATAAACCGGAATATAAACCGCGTTCGCTTTCTTTTTTTATGGAAGAGGGAGGTCGGATTATTGCGATCTCGCCTTTGATTCTCGAAGAACGCGGGAGCGTAAAAGAATTTTCTTACGGCGGAGGCTGGGGTCCAATACCGGCGTTAGCCAATGATTTAACCAAAAACGAACGGGAAAAAATTACCAAAGCTGTTTTTGAAGAAATCGACAGGAAAGCTAAAGAAGAAGGGGTCAAATTGGCAAAATTTCGTTTCTCAACGCTTAATAAATCATTTATTGAAACGGGGGAGCAGAAATTCAATCACTTAATGAAGTTCGGATATTTCGGCGAAATGCTCAACACCCAAGTTATTGATCTCTCGCGCTCTTTGGATGTTCTGCGCGGCGCTTTGCGTCACGGCCATGATTCCGATATTTCCCGCGCCGAAAAATCACTAAAGGCCGAAGTGTATGATTCCGAAACCATAACGGGGCCGGTATTTGAAGAATATGTAAAATTGCATCACAAGGCCTCGGGGCGTTCTACTCGTCCGCGTTCAACTTTTGATATGATGCATAAATGGATCGAGAACAAAAACGCATTTCTGGTCGGGGTAAAAAAAGACGGCAAATTCGCCGGTTTCTCTTATTTTTTCAGTTTTAAAAACAATGTTTATTACGGTTCGTCCTGCAATGACCCGGATGTCGAAAAAATGCCCATAGGGCATCTAATTCAGTGGACGGCTATTCGCTGGATGCGCGAAAAAAATTTTGGATTTTACGAAATAGGCTGGCAGCAGTACGGAAACACTCTTTTTGATTTTCCTTCCGAAAAAGAAATAGATATCGCGCGGTTCAAGCGCGGTTTTGGCGGAGAAACTTACCCGCTTTTTATAGGCGAAAAGTATTATGATAAGGATTATTTCCTGACGATTTATAAGCAAAGGATTGGCGATTACTCCGGATTTTTAGCGAAAACACACCATGAAGAACAACCGATTCAATGA
- a CDS encoding ABC transporter ATP-binding protein, with protein MTMGVNKIVRIITLAKSAFGQYKWQIALLAGLSFLSGVLDVVGINAIIPIFSVIQGGGATDIISKTTKSFFLFFGVPFTVRYLMIFMALMFSAKAAFLFASKYINLKIAADYEKNTRNELFRAMVESNWPHLARQKAGHLSQVLIMNVERGSSLLIHLGGSALIVTNFLVYGFLALNVSFLIAMLAFAFGGIILLVFKPLYYRTKMASEEMVRKYKDLAHYTDETVLGMKAVKSARVEEPVLKLSSKYFSAMRKLYLRIGFLRSITDVLLQPIAAFFILGILAVFYKTGTLHFVSFAVIIYAINRVFSNVQAAQTEIHVLNSDAPHVLSILAFKEEAKLNKEKETGTKSFQFGKSIEFRNVGFSYDGDSRTLSDINFSVAKGEMLGIIGPSGAGKSTLVDLFLRLQIPQKGAILADGENIKDIKLGDWRANIAYVSQEAFLMNDTIYENIRFYNEGLNKEDIIDAAKLANIYDFIQALPDGFETVVGERGMRLSGGERQRVVLARALVRKPQILILDEATSSLDNESELLIQRAVEKLRGKMTIIVIAHRLSTVENSDKLVVLENGRVSEAGAPTELLRDKHSYFFKVYNLRK; from the coding sequence ATGACTATGGGAGTGAACAAAATTGTTCGGATAATTACGCTCGCGAAATCAGCTTTCGGGCAATATAAATGGCAAATTGCTCTTTTAGCGGGGCTTAGTTTTTTGAGCGGCGTTCTGGATGTGGTGGGAATCAACGCTATTATTCCCATTTTTTCCGTGATTCAGGGCGGGGGCGCGACCGACATTATTTCAAAAACGACAAAAAGTTTTTTCTTATTTTTCGGCGTTCCTTTCACGGTCAGATATCTTATGATTTTTATGGCCTTGATGTTTTCGGCAAAGGCCGCGTTTCTTTTCGCGTCCAAATATATAAATTTGAAGATAGCCGCGGACTACGAAAAAAACACCAGAAATGAATTGTTTAGGGCAATGGTTGAAAGCAACTGGCCCCATCTCGCGAGGCAAAAGGCCGGACACCTTAGTCAGGTTTTGATTATGAATGTAGAGAGAGGCTCGTCTCTTCTTATTCATCTCGGGGGATCCGCTCTCATTGTCACGAATTTTTTGGTCTACGGTTTTCTGGCGCTAAATGTGTCTTTTCTTATAGCAATGCTCGCTTTTGCTTTCGGAGGAATAATCCTTCTGGTTTTTAAACCGCTTTATTACAGAACTAAGATGGCCTCTGAAGAGATGGTCCGAAAATACAAAGATTTGGCCCATTACACCGATGAAACCGTTTTGGGAATGAAAGCCGTAAAGTCGGCTCGGGTCGAAGAACCGGTTTTAAAATTGTCCTCTAAATATTTTAGCGCGATGAGAAAGCTTTATTTGCGCATCGGATTTCTTAGAAGCATTACGGATGTTCTTCTCCAGCCAATTGCCGCTTTTTTCATTTTGGGAATTCTTGCCGTTTTTTACAAAACAGGAACATTGCATTTTGTTTCTTTTGCCGTAATTATTTACGCGATTAACCGGGTTTTTTCCAATGTTCAGGCGGCTCAAACCGAAATACATGTTTTGAATTCAGACGCGCCGCATGTTTTGAGCATTTTGGCGTTTAAGGAAGAGGCGAAACTTAATAAGGAAAAAGAAACGGGAACAAAATCGTTTCAATTCGGCAAATCAATTGAATTTCGAAATGTCGGTTTTTCTTACGATGGCGATAGCCGGACTCTGTCGGACATAAATTTTTCCGTCGCCAAAGGCGAAATGCTGGGAATTATCGGTCCGTCGGGCGCTGGAAAATCAACTCTCGTGGATTTGTTTTTGCGGCTTCAAATTCCTCAAAAAGGCGCCATTTTGGCCGACGGAGAAAACATAAAAGACATTAAGCTCGGGGATTGGAGGGCAAACATCGCTTATGTTTCCCAGGAGGCGTTTTTAATGAATGACACTATTTATGAAAATATCAGATTTTACAATGAAGGACTGAACAAGGAAGACATAATTGACGCGGCAAAACTCGCGAACATTTACGATTTTATTCAGGCATTGCCTGACGGATTTGAAACGGTGGTCGGTGAACGCGGTATGCGGCTTTCCGGCGGAGAACGTCAGCGCGTAGTTCTTGCCCGGGCGCTTGTCAGGAAGCCGCAAATTTTGATTTTGGATGAAGCAACGAGTTCGCTTGACAACGAATCAGAGCTCTTAATTCAAAGAGCGGTTGAAAAGCTGAGGGGCAAAATGACCATTATCGTCATAGCGCATCGTTTGAGTACCGTTGAAAATTCCGATAAACTGGTTGTGCTTGAAAATGGCAGGGTCTCCGAGGCCGGAGCTCCAACCGAACTTTTAAGAGATAAACATTCCTATTTTTTTAAAGTTTATAATTTAAGAAAATAA
- the pseB gene encoding UDP-N-acetylglucosamine 4,6-dehydratase (inverting), with protein sequence MSFECLKDKAILITGGTGSFGRSFVRHLLGSKAKKIVVFSRDELKQSEMQSEMKDERLRFFIGDIRDLSRLQRAFRDVDVVVHAAALKQVPAMEYNPFEAVQTNIIGSQNVIEAAIDQGVRKVLLISTDKAAEPINLYGATKLCAEKLFISGNSYAPGKTILSAVRYGNVIGSRGSVIDVLKRSRDVKRVYITDPAMTRFWITLNQSFKLVDFALENMTGGEIFIPKLSSMKLSDLFDVLAPGAEREIIGPRAGEKIHEVLLTSEESYRALEMEDMYVVLPLFPYEADIHSKYHESGRKPESGFRFASHTNKNWLTKEDFKKILNDEL encoded by the coding sequence ATGTCGTTTGAATGCTTAAAAGATAAAGCTATTTTAATAACCGGAGGCACCGGTTCTTTCGGCCGGAGTTTTGTCCGTCATTTGCTGGGCTCTAAAGCAAAAAAGATTGTTGTTTTTTCAAGGGACGAGCTGAAGCAATCCGAGATGCAGAGCGAAATGAAAGACGAGCGTCTGCGGTTTTTTATAGGCGATATTCGCGATTTGTCCCGCCTTCAAAGGGCTTTTCGGGATGTTGATGTCGTGGTGCATGCCGCGGCTCTTAAACAGGTGCCGGCAATGGAATACAATCCGTTTGAGGCGGTGCAAACCAATATAATCGGAAGCCAAAATGTTATTGAAGCCGCGATTGACCAAGGTGTCCGAAAAGTTTTACTTATATCAACCGACAAAGCCGCGGAGCCGATAAATCTTTACGGCGCCACTAAGCTCTGCGCGGAAAAATTGTTTATAAGCGGAAATTCTTACGCTCCGGGGAAAACCATTCTTAGCGCGGTGAGATACGGGAATGTTATCGGCAGTCGCGGGAGCGTTATTGACGTTCTTAAAAGAAGTCGGGATGTCAAGCGCGTTTACATCACGGATCCGGCTATGACTCGTTTTTGGATTACCTTAAATCAAAGTTTTAAACTTGTGGATTTCGCGCTTGAAAATATGACCGGAGGAGAAATTTTTATACCGAAACTTTCAAGCATGAAACTTTCGGACTTGTTTGATGTTTTGGCGCCGGGAGCCGAGCGGGAAATAATCGGTCCTCGCGCCGGAGAAAAAATTCATGAAGTACTGCTTACCAGCGAAGAGTCCTATAGGGCGTTGGAAATGGAAGATATGTATGTGGTGCTCCCTCTGTTTCCTTATGAGGCGGATATTCATTCCAAATATCATGAATCTGGACGGAAACCCGAGTCGGGATTTCGCTTCGCCAGCCACACGAATAAAAATTGGCTTACTAAAGAGGATTTTAAAAAAATACTTAACGACGAATTATGA
- the hisF gene encoding imidazole glycerol phosphate synthase subunit HisF → MKKRRLIPVLLLKNGWLVQSKGFQFYQNLGNPVTSAKRLSEWASDELIYLDISRDEVYDLRRDDLGHENRRSFLEIIQDVSKVTFMPMTVGGRIRTLADIERRLSLGADKISINTAALLNQNFITEAAREFGSQSVVVSVDFKKIGDKFVVMSEGGTKETDYSPLEWAKIAQSAGAGEILLNSIDRDGARTGYEIDVIAEVSENVKIPVIACGGAGEWAHFAEILEKTKADAVAAANIFQYTDQSVYQAKKYLYERGYNVRPPDLLTV, encoded by the coding sequence ATGAAGAAGCGGCGTCTGATTCCGGTTTTACTCCTTAAAAACGGATGGCTTGTTCAGAGCAAGGGCTTCCAATTTTATCAAAATCTCGGAAATCCCGTAACTTCCGCAAAGCGTCTTTCGGAATGGGCGTCCGATGAGCTTATTTATCTTGATATTTCGCGTGATGAAGTGTATGATTTAAGGCGGGACGATTTGGGGCATGAAAACCGCCGCTCTTTTCTGGAAATAATTCAGGATGTTTCAAAGGTGACCTTTATGCCAATGACCGTGGGGGGGCGGATAAGGACGCTTGCCGACATTGAGCGCCGCCTTTCTTTGGGGGCTGATAAGATATCCATAAATACGGCCGCACTTCTGAATCAAAATTTTATAACCGAGGCGGCGCGTGAATTTGGCTCTCAATCTGTGGTTGTGTCGGTTGACTTTAAAAAAATAGGCGATAAGTTTGTTGTTATGTCCGAAGGAGGAACAAAGGAAACGGATTATTCTCCGCTAGAGTGGGCGAAGATCGCACAAAGCGCGGGCGCGGGGGAAATACTTTTAAATTCAATTGACCGAGACGGCGCGCGCACGGGATATGAAATTGATGTCATCGCCGAAGTTTCAGAAAATGTGAAAATACCCGTTATTGCCTGCGGCGGCGCGGGCGAATGGGCGCATTTTGCCGAAATTCTTGAAAAAACCAAGGCAGACGCGGTGGCAGCCGCAAATATTTTCCAATATACCGACCAGAGCGTTTATCAAGCGAAAAAATATCTATATGAACGCGGTTATAATG
- the pseC gene encoding UDP-4-amino-4,6-dideoxy-N-acetyl-beta-L-altrosamine transaminase — protein MIPYSRQSVDANDIKAVVGVLSSDFITQGPTVSKFEKSLALYCGVEYAVAVSNGTAALHLAYLAAGLKKGDEAITTPNTFAATSNMLLVVGARPVFADIRLDTRNLDETKIEKLITPKTKVIVPVHFAGLPCDMKTISSIAKKRRLLVIEDACHALGARYRDSKIGDCKYSDMAVFSFHPVKTITTGEGGAVLTNKKSYYDKLLRLRSHGIHKDKIGKNVMTALGYNYRMTDIQAALGLSQLSKVDSFVRRRNQVARYYEEELKNSKDVLLPVSFPGYYSAGHIYVIRVSNRKNRDELASFLKKNGIGANFHYPAVYSHPYYRRNGYKNIRLAQTEKYHNSCITLPCYPGLSKSIVREIAGLINKFFIKNENTRVDSV, from the coding sequence ATGATTCCTTATAGCCGTCAGTCTGTTGACGCGAACGATATCAAAGCGGTTGTCGGGGTCTTGTCGTCTGATTTTATTACGCAAGGGCCGACGGTGTCTAAATTTGAAAAATCGCTCGCGCTTTATTGCGGTGTTGAGTACGCAGTCGCAGTTTCAAACGGAACGGCTGCTTTGCATCTGGCGTATCTCGCCGCCGGATTAAAGAAGGGGGACGAGGCAATTACGACCCCGAACACTTTTGCCGCGACCTCAAATATGCTTCTTGTCGTCGGCGCGAGGCCCGTTTTTGCCGATATCCGTCTTGATACGCGTAATCTTGACGAGACAAAAATTGAAAAGCTGATTACCCCGAAAACAAAAGTGATTGTGCCCGTGCATTTCGCGGGATTGCCTTGCGATATGAAAACAATTTCATCAATCGCCAAAAAACGCCGTTTATTGGTTATTGAAGACGCTTGCCATGCTTTAGGCGCCAGGTATCGCGATTCCAAAATAGGCGATTGTAAGTACTCGGACATGGCCGTATTCAGCTTTCATCCGGTAAAAACGATAACAACCGGCGAAGGCGGAGCGGTATTAACCAATAAAAAATCATATTACGATAAACTCTTGCGTTTGAGAAGTCACGGCATTCACAAAGACAAAATCGGAAAAAATGTCATGACGGCTCTCGGATACAACTACAGGATGACCGATATTCAGGCCGCTTTGGGCTTGTCCCAACTTTCTAAAGTTGATTCTTTTGTCAGGCGGCGCAATCAAGTCGCGAGATATTATGAGGAGGAATTAAAAAATTCCAAAGATGTTTTGTTGCCCGTAAGCTTTCCCGGATATTATTCAGCGGGGCATATTTATGTAATAAGGGTTTCCAACCGGAAGAATCGCGATGAGCTCGCGTCTTTTTTAAAAAAGAACGGCATCGGCGCGAACTTCCATTATCCGGCCGTTTATTCCCACCCGTATTACAGGCGCAACGGTTATAAAAATATCCGCCTTGCTCAAACGGAAAAATACCATAATTCTTGCATCACTCTTCCGTGTTACCCCGGTCTTTCCAAATCAATTGTTCGTGAAATCGCGGGGCTTATTAATAAATTTTTCATAAAAAATGAAAATACACGCGTTGACTCCGTCTGA
- the hisH gene encoding imidazole glycerol phosphate synthase subunit HisH codes for MGNKKVCILDYGSGNVGSVFNMFQTLIDTAVISNKSEDIVGATHIVLPGVGAFGASMDKIKKTITLDVLKREIFENKKPFLGICVGMQVLADKGFEFGEYDGLGWIPGEVRKINSGKLPLPHIGWNSVVALKKNPLLDGLSESQDFYFVHSFVFDEKDAESVAAKTEYGEKFNSIIAKGNIFGVQFHPEKSQKAGSILLKNFLSITQ; via the coding sequence ATCGGAAATAAAAAAGTCTGCATACTTGACTACGGTTCCGGAAATGTCGGCTCTGTCTTTAATATGTTTCAGACCTTGATTGACACGGCTGTTATCTCAAATAAATCGGAGGATATTGTCGGCGCCACTCATATCGTGCTTCCGGGAGTTGGCGCGTTCGGCGCTTCAATGGACAAAATTAAAAAAACAATTACGCTGGATGTCTTGAAGCGCGAGATTTTTGAAAACAAAAAACCATTTTTAGGCATTTGTGTGGGCATGCAAGTTTTGGCCGATAAGGGTTTTGAATTCGGAGAATATGACGGTCTCGGTTGGATTCCGGGGGAGGTGAGAAAAATAAATTCGGGCAAACTCCCTCTGCCGCATATCGGCTGGAACAGCGTTGTTGCGCTGAAAAAAAATCCGCTTTTGGACGGGTTAAGTGAAAGTCAAGATTTTTATTTTGTTCACAGCTTCGTTTTTGATGAAAAAGACGCGGAAAGTGTTGCCGCTAAAACAGAATACGGAGAGAAGTTTAATTCCATAATAGCCAAAGGCAATATTTTTGGAGTCCAATTTCATCCTGAAAAGAGCCAGAAAGCCGGCTCAATTTTATTAAAAAATTTTCTCTCTATAACACAATGA
- a CDS encoding GIY-YIG nuclease family protein gives MPSTITPIVFFYTYVLRSDKDGDNYIGYSHDLKKRSEEHKKGLVPATKHRRPLKLIYYEACLNKEDAQQRERYLKTTRGRRWFGMRLRNYKSV, from the coding sequence ATGCCCAGTACAATTACACCGATTGTGTTCTTCTACACTTATGTTCTGCGTAGCGATAAAGATGGCGATAATTACATAGGTTACAGCCACGATCTAAAAAAGAGATCAGAAGAACACAAAAAAGGCCTTGTTCCTGCCACTAAACACAGAAGGCCATTGAAGTTAATATATTATGAAGCATGTTTAAACAAAGAGGACGCTCAACAAAGAGAAAGATATTTAAAAACCACAAGGGGTCGAAGGTGGTTTGGCATGAGATTGCGAAATTATAAATCGGTGTAA